GTTGAATATTGCTGACGCAGTCAAACTCTCCATCAGGAAAAACATAGCGGTTAATGAATTCAGTGGCGACGGTTTGATTCCAGCCTTCTTCATCGTGCGTGATGCCGTGGTTTAAAAAAAGTCCGCCAGGGCGAAGTACCTGTTGCACGGTGGCAAAGTAGGTTGGCAGGTTGGCCAGACCGACGTGTTCAAACATGCCGATGCTGGCAACTTTGTCGTATAGAGCCTGTTCTCCCAGGTCGCGGTAGTCGCGCAGTTCCACCGTCACGCGGTCTTGCAGTCCCTCTGATGCAATGCGCTTGCTTGCGTAATCAAATTGCCGCTGGCTCAGCGTGATGCCATGGGCTCGCACACCATGGTGTCGGGCCGCCCAGCACACGAGAGCACCCCAGCCGCAGCCTATGTCCAGCAAGTATTCACCGGGCCGCAGTCGCAGTTTGCGGCATATGTGCTCCAGCTTGTTACGTTGGGCCCGGTCAAGAGAGTCGTGTTCAGTTTCAAAATAGGCACAGGAATAAACTCTCTCCGTATCCAACCAGAGCCCATAGAATTCATTCGATACGTCGTAGTGAAAGGCAATTGCGGACTGGTCTGAGCGCCGAGAATGGGTATGCGAAAACCCTTCCGCAACGCCAATGGCTTTGCTGCGACGGGATTTGGTGGAAGAATCAAGAACTGCAGATAAGCGCCACGCATCCAGCAGCAAGGAGATCTTGTCGCGCCAAGGCAATACCAGCGATTCAAAATGCGCCTTCAGCGCCAAGGCGCTGTATAAATCGCCCTCGACATCCAATTCACCGCGAAAGTAGGCATCTGCCAGCAGGACAGGACTGGGCGCCGCAATGATCCTTCGCAAAAGCGATGGATCGCGTAGTACCAAGGTGAAGGCGGATGCTTCCATCCCTAACTCATGTAATCTGTCGTCCCAGAGGCGCAAGCTGACGTTTCCCGAATAGCCACGTAGCAAGCGTTCAAGAATTCGGATGGCGAGATCGCAATGTGCGGCTATTCCGGTTTTTGCAGCGCGGGATGGAGTTGGATGCAGAAAATGTGAAGTCATGACGGCCTGGGAATACAAAATTTTTGAAAATATCCAATGGTTTAGTCATTCCTAAGTACGTCGATGTAGCAAGAATAGTTTATTTTTTTGTTTTGTATGTTCGACATCGCACGTAACGTACGTG
This sequence is a window from Rhodoferax sp. WC2427. Protein-coding genes within it:
- a CDS encoding class I SAM-dependent methyltransferase; its protein translation is MTSHFLHPTPSRAAKTGIAAHCDLAIRILERLLRGYSGNVSLRLWDDRLHELGMEASAFTLVLRDPSLLRRIIAAPSPVLLADAYFRGELDVEGDLYSALALKAHFESLVLPWRDKISLLLDAWRLSAVLDSSTKSRRSKAIGVAEGFSHTHSRRSDQSAIAFHYDVSNEFYGLWLDTERVYSCAYFETEHDSLDRAQRNKLEHICRKLRLRPGEYLLDIGCGWGALVCWAARHHGVRAHGITLSQRQFDYASKRIASEGLQDRVTVELRDYRDLGEQALYDKVASIGMFEHVGLANLPTYFATVQQVLRPGGLFLNHGITHDEEGWNQTVATEFINRYVFPDGEFDCVSNIQLGMERAGFEIEDVEALRRHYALTLRHWVQRLEENRTAALGVVDEATFRIWRLYMAACALEFEAGGTGIYQILASRRGAATSLPLTRKDLYR